CAGGGAAATATCTCGTATCATAACGCATTTTGTCACGTGTTGATTGTGAGTTCCAGTCCATCATAAATCTTAATTGAAGTGCATTTACAGAGTCACCTTCAAGTCTCAAATGTGTGTCTCTCCAGTACCCGAATTTTTTATCAAGGCCAAGGTATTCGTCGCCAACATTGAAACCGCCAACGTAACCAATTTTCCCATCAATCACGACAATCTTTCTGTGGTTTCTATTGTTCATTCTAAAATTAATTAACGGTAATTTAGAAGGGAAGAAACTGGCAACTTCGCCACCTTGTGCTCTGAATTTCTTGAATGAAGATAAGTTAAGTTTACGAGAACCCATGTCATCGTATAACATTTTAACTTCTAAACCTTCTTGTAATTTCTTTTCTAACTCATAAAGAATTTTCTTTCCTAAATTGTCCTTTTTAAAAATGTAATATTGAATGTGAATGTATTCTTCCGCATTTCTAATATCTTCGATGAGTGCATCAAATTTGTCATGACCATCAGTAAACATCTTCACTTTATTATCTGTTGTTAAGAAAGCAGAATTATTATATAAAAGCATATGTATCAAATGCTTATAATTAAATATTTCTGGTTTATCAATCTCAAAATTATTTTCATCTATGGCTTTAATTTGTTCATTGATGATATGTTCGAGACCGATTTTATCTTGCTCATCTAAGTTGAATATACTTTTGTTTTGAATTTGCCTACCGAATAATAAATAGAGTATGAACCCTAATATTGGAACAAATAATAATACAAGCAACCATGCCCATATTGCGCCAGCTTCTCTACGTTCTAAAAAGATGATTACAAATCCGAATACAACGTTTAATATAAAAGCTAGAATCAATAGCACTGATATTATAATGGAAAAATCAAATGAAAAATATGGGGGAAAGTTCATATCAATGCCTCCGTTTCTTTATCTTTTATCCAGTATAATACATTTAAAAACAAAATGAAAAGGTTGTAATTGACCAGCCTGGAACATATGAATATAATTGAATGAAAAGATATTAAATAATCTAAATTTATATATAGGAGTGTTAACTATGAAAGAACAAATTATTAATGTTGAAGGTATGTCATGTGCACATTGTAAACAAGCAGTAGAAGAATCTGTAGGACAATTAATTGGCGTAAGTGAAGTAGTTGCAAGTCCTGATGATAATCAAGTACGCGTTGTATATCAAGATCCAGCAAGTATCGATAATATTGAAAATGCAATCTTTGACGCAGGATATGAAGTTGTTTAAAGATAAAGTTTTAAAGAAACTGATTGTTAGTTGAAGCTAGCAGTCAGTTTTTTTGTATGAAATTAATAAATTAAACAAAAAAATTACAATATCGTCCAAATGAACTATAGTCAAATTGAATATTTTAGAGTAGAATGTACTTAAGGTATTTAATTTGAATAAGAGGTGGTACCCATGAATGAACCTAAGTCAAAGGTAAAGAATGTGGTCAAACTTTTATCATCATTAGGCGTAAA
The Mammaliicoccus sp. Dog046 genome window above contains:
- the cls gene encoding cardiolipin synthase, which produces MNFPPYFSFDFSIIISVLLILAFILNVVFGFVIIFLERREAGAIWAWLLVLLFVPILGFILYLLFGRQIQNKSIFNLDEQDKIGLEHIINEQIKAIDENNFEIDKPEIFNYKHLIHMLLYNNSAFLTTDNKVKMFTDGHDKFDALIEDIRNAEEYIHIQYYIFKKDNLGKKILYELEKKLQEGLEVKMLYDDMGSRKLNLSSFKKFRAQGGEVASFFPSKLPLINFRMNNRNHRKIVVIDGKIGYVGGFNVGDEYLGLDKKFGYWRDTHLRLEGDSVNALQLRFMMDWNSQSTRDKMRYDTRYFPDVDSGGKIGIQIASSGPDEDWEQIKYGYLKMISEAKRHIYIQTPYFIPDLSFLDAIKIAALSGVDVNVMIPNKPDHPFVYWATYANVGDLIKAGVNVHIYENGFIHTKMVAIDDEVVSIGTANMDNRSFVLNFEVNAFIYDEEIAKNSRLAYERDMAYSSVLTVEKYDNRSTWIKLKEGIARLLSPLL
- a CDS encoding copper ion binding protein; amino-acid sequence: MKEQIINVEGMSCAHCKQAVEESVGQLIGVSEVVASPDDNQVRVVYQDPASIDNIENAIFDAGYEVV